A window from Nitrospirota bacterium encodes these proteins:
- a CDS encoding outer membrane protein transport protein yields the protein MRKVRVFLLYVVLGIASLAMAQSAWATNGYFAHAYGVGDQALAGAGVALPQDTLDAAVNPANMVFVGKRYDFGLAFFNPNRQYTVTGNPSGAPGTFGLAPGTVKSSSNWFVIPSLGANWMLNPDSSAGVSIFGNGGMNTDYNSPTFGFSPTGVDLQQLFIAPTYARKLTPHHAIGITPIFAYQKFEARGLQAFGAFGFSSDPNNLTNKGHDNSYGYGARIGYQGEILPSHLNVGLSYQSRIYMSKFHDYAGLFAQQGDFDIPSNWTVGLAYKTTPALTFLLDVQRINYSDIKAIHNKMLPNLMISQLGNDSGAGFGWDDMTTYKIGVQWQSSDAWTWRAGYSKGNQPIPSSEVLFNILAPGVIEQHITVGFTRAISNGQDLNFALTRALSHSVSGPNPLEVPGQQTIELKMDQWQLAFGYAWKF from the coding sequence ATGAGGAAAGTAAGAGTGTTTCTGCTGTACGTTGTACTCGGAATCGCATCCTTGGCCATGGCTCAGTCGGCCTGGGCAACGAACGGTTATTTTGCACACGCCTATGGTGTAGGTGACCAGGCATTAGCCGGTGCAGGAGTTGCCTTGCCGCAGGATACCCTTGATGCGGCTGTCAACCCTGCAAATATGGTATTTGTCGGCAAGCGATATGATTTCGGACTCGCCTTCTTCAATCCGAACAGGCAATACACAGTAACCGGCAACCCTTCAGGTGCGCCTGGAACGTTCGGCTTGGCGCCGGGCACGGTAAAAAGCAGCTCCAACTGGTTCGTGATCCCGTCGTTGGGGGCGAACTGGATGCTGAATCCGGACAGCTCGGCCGGCGTGTCGATTTTCGGAAACGGAGGCATGAATACCGACTATAACTCGCCCACGTTCGGTTTTTCTCCGACAGGTGTTGATCTCCAGCAGCTGTTCATCGCACCGACGTACGCAAGAAAACTGACTCCTCACCATGCTATTGGTATCACCCCGATCTTTGCGTATCAAAAATTTGAGGCAAGAGGACTTCAGGCTTTTGGCGCTTTCGGTTTTTCCAGCGACCCCAATAACCTCACCAATAAGGGCCATGATAATTCCTATGGCTACGGTGCGAGGATCGGCTACCAGGGCGAGATACTACCAAGCCACCTGAATGTCGGCCTCTCCTATCAGTCCAGAATATACATGAGCAAATTTCACGATTATGCCGGCCTATTTGCCCAGCAAGGTGATTTCGACATCCCTTCCAATTGGACCGTTGGTCTGGCATATAAAACCACCCCTGCCTTGACTTTTCTCCTTGATGTACAGCGCATCAACTACAGCGACATCAAAGCCATCCACAATAAAATGCTGCCCAACCTTATGATCAGCCAACTCGGCAACGACAGCGGGGCTGGCTTCGGCTGGGACGATATGACGACCTATAAGATAGGCGTGCAGTGGCAAAGCAGTGATGCGTGGACGTGGAGAGCCGGATATTCCAAAGGGAACCAGCCTATTCCGAGCAGTGAAGTGCTCTTTAATATCCTGGCCCCTGGCGTCATAGAGCAGCATATAACCGTTGGCTTCACGAGGGCTATCTCGAATGGTCAAGACCTCAATTTCGCGCTTACCCGTGCCTTGTCTCACAGTGTCAGCGGCCCAAACCCCTTGGAAGTTCCCGGGCAGCAGACCATCGAATTGAAGATGGACCAGTGGCAGTTGGCGTTCGGCTACGCGTGGAAGTTCTGA
- a CDS encoding EF-Tu/IF-2/RF-3 family GTPase — protein MAVKGKAKSKSKKRTSPKTPRRPVGKRKSLKKPRKKSVVKKSAKKKALKKKTLKKKALKKKTAKKAVAKKVASKKATAKESLLIEPGPPTLAVPPVEEPAPHEEAIGVVTHYYSHLGVAIVQINKGTLETGDTVRIKGHTTDFTQEVDSMEYEHQHLDRATPGQSVGIKIRDHARVHDILYRTK, from the coding sequence ATGGCTGTCAAAGGAAAGGCTAAATCCAAATCTAAAAAAAGAACCTCACCCAAAACCCCCCGTCGACCTGTCGGCAAGAGGAAGTCCCTGAAGAAGCCCAGGAAGAAGTCAGTCGTCAAGAAAAGTGCAAAAAAGAAAGCATTAAAAAAGAAAACATTAAAGAAGAAAGCATTAAAGAAGAAAACCGCTAAAAAGGCCGTGGCAAAAAAGGTCGCTTCGAAAAAGGCTACCGCGAAAGAGTCCCTCCTCATCGAGCCCGGCCCGCCGACCCTCGCGGTCCCTCCCGTGGAAGAACCCGCTCCTCATGAGGAGGCGATCGGTGTTGTTACTCATTATTACAGTCATCTGGGTGTTGCCATTGTGCAGATCAACAAGGGCACACTCGAAACCGGCGACACGGTCCGCATAAAGGGGCATACGACCGACTTCACGCAGGAAGTCGATTCCATGGAATACGAGCATCAGCATCTTGATCGGGCGACGCCGGGACAGAGCGTCGGGATCAAGATCAGGGACCACGCGCGGGTGCACGATATCCTATACCGCACGAAGTGA